The following proteins are encoded in a genomic region of Planctomycetia bacterium:
- a CDS encoding DUF1365 domain-containing protein: MNSCIYEGWVRHRRSRPVRHEFRNTIALLLVDLDELNTAFRGTWLWSADRRAIASIRREDHFGDPSVALKDAVLDWLAAEGFDVPIGSVRLLTQARYWGYLMNPVSFFFCHRTDNDALAAVIAEVRNTPWSERHCYLLRPDQFAAGGLSESIEKRFHVSPFMPMSQHYRWRLTPPGESLTVDIESCESAERVHQATLQLKRRPWSAANLRRLVWRYPLQTQHVALAIYWQALRLWWKGCPFYPHPKHRSSADSAAMSGEARV, translated from the coding sequence ATGAACAGCTGCATCTACGAAGGTTGGGTTCGCCATCGCCGATCGCGGCCCGTGCGGCATGAATTTCGGAATACGATTGCGCTGCTGTTGGTCGATCTGGACGAGCTGAACACGGCCTTTCGCGGGACCTGGTTGTGGTCGGCCGACCGTCGCGCCATTGCCTCGATCCGACGCGAGGATCACTTCGGCGACCCGAGCGTAGCTCTCAAGGATGCGGTCTTGGACTGGCTTGCGGCAGAGGGCTTTGACGTCCCCATCGGTTCGGTGCGACTGCTTACGCAGGCGAGGTACTGGGGCTATTTGATGAACCCGGTGTCGTTTTTCTTTTGCCACCGCACCGACAATGACGCGCTCGCGGCCGTCATCGCCGAAGTGCGAAACACGCCATGGAGCGAGCGGCATTGCTACTTGCTGCGGCCGGACCAATTCGCCGCAGGCGGGTTGAGCGAGTCCATCGAGAAGCGCTTTCATGTTTCCCCTTTCATGCCGATGTCGCAGCACTACCGTTGGCGCCTCACTCCGCCCGGTGAATCGCTGACGGTCGACATCGAGAGCTGCGAGTCGGCGGAGCGAGTGCATCAAGCGACGCTCCAACTGAAGCGCCGCCCCTGGTCCGCGGCCAACCTGCGCCGGCTGGTGTGGCGCTATCCGTTGCAGACCCAACACGTGGCGCTCGCCATCTATTGGCAGGCGTTGCGGTTGTGGTGGAAGGGCTGCCCGTTCTATCCACATCCAAAACATCGTTCGTCCGCTGATTCCGCCGCCATGTCAGGAGAAGCACGTGTTTGA
- a CDS encoding cyclopropane-fatty-acyl-phospholipid synthase family protein — MFERLVGRSLERLERGRITWRDGVSCRIFGDCDADLHATVTIHSPRCYRRMALGGSLGSAEALIDGDWSCDDLTSLVRIFIRNMELTSGLDRGAAIFAQWLGRAVHWWHANTRRMARRNIHAHYDLGNDFFRLFLDDTLCYSSGIFEHPHASLREASIAKMQRACDQLRLRPSDHLLEIGTGWGGLAMHAAEAYGCQVTTTTISEEQYRLAAERFAQAGVDRRIRLLNQDYRDLEGQFDKLVSIEMIEAVGHRYYGEFFRQCGRLLKPDGAMLLQGIVIRDQDFAAHTRSADFIGTYIFPGGCLPSITSLLQAATRSSDLRLVQLEDFAPHYALTLRAWRRNFWQNIDDVRRLGFDERFIRMWDYYFAYCEACFLERRVNVVQMLFAKPECGLPELYPEERRTPRVVADREAVVV; from the coding sequence GTGTTTGAGAGACTCGTCGGCCGGTCGCTCGAACGACTCGAACGCGGTCGTATCACTTGGCGGGACGGAGTGTCGTGCCGAATCTTCGGCGACTGCGATGCCGATCTGCATGCGACGGTGACCATCCACAGTCCTCGCTGCTATCGACGCATGGCGCTGGGCGGAAGCCTGGGATCGGCCGAGGCCCTCATCGACGGCGACTGGTCGTGCGATGACCTGACATCGCTCGTGAGGATCTTCATCCGCAACATGGAATTGACTTCGGGGCTGGACCGGGGCGCGGCGATCTTCGCGCAGTGGTTGGGCCGCGCCGTCCATTGGTGGCATGCCAACACCCGCCGCATGGCGCGCCGCAACATCCACGCGCACTACGACCTGGGCAACGACTTCTTTCGACTTTTTCTCGACGACACGCTATGTTACTCGTCCGGCATCTTCGAACATCCGCACGCCTCATTGCGCGAGGCCTCGATCGCCAAGATGCAACGCGCCTGCGACCAGTTGCGGCTCCGCCCCTCCGATCATCTGCTGGAAATCGGCACGGGCTGGGGCGGCCTGGCGATGCATGCTGCGGAAGCGTATGGTTGCCAGGTGACGACCACAACAATCTCAGAGGAGCAGTATCGGCTTGCCGCCGAACGCTTCGCCCAGGCGGGTGTCGATCGTCGCATTCGGCTGTTGAACCAGGACTACCGCGACCTCGAGGGACAATTTGACAAACTCGTCTCGATCGAAATGATCGAAGCCGTCGGTCACCGCTATTACGGGGAGTTCTTTCGGCAATGCGGCCGCTTGTTGAAACCGGACGGCGCCATGCTGCTGCAGGGCATCGTGATCCGCGATCAGGACTTCGCCGCGCACACGCGTAGCGCCGACTTCATCGGCACGTACATCTTTCCCGGCGGCTGCCTCCCGTCGATCACCTCGCTCTTGCAAGCAGCGACACGTTCGTCCGACCTGCGCCTGGTGCAATTAGAGGACTTCGCCCCGCATTACGCGCTCACGTTGCGTGCCTGGCGGCGCAATTTCTGGCAGAACATCGATGACGTGCGCCGCCTGGGTTTCGACGAGCGCTTTATCCGCATGTGGGACTACTACTTCGCCTACTGCGAGGCCTGCTTTCTCGAACGCCGCGTGAACGTCGTGCAGATGCTCTTCGCCAAGCCGGAGTGCGGCCTGCCGGAGCTGTACCCGGAGGAGAGGCGTACGCCGCGCGTCGTCGCCGACCGGGAGGCGGTCGTCGTATGA
- a CDS encoding DUF1295 domain-containing protein, translated as MNTAVLLLTGWLAMAMLMAVVWFVQRRTGDAGIVDVAWTFGVGGLGATYAILGGNAPWERRLLVAVLIAIWALRLGSYVFWRVLTQPEDGRYVDLKRQWGPQAQARLFRFFQYQSVGAVLFAIPMLLAARNTQAVGWFDGLGVGIWLASIVGEGIADQQLAAFRARPSNRGRVCRDGLWRYSRHPNYFFEWLHWWAYVAFALWAPAGWVTILWPMMMLYFILRVTGIPPTEAQALRSRGEAYREYQRSTSPFFPWFPRESDGSFTQ; from the coding sequence ATGAATACCGCAGTGTTGCTACTCACCGGTTGGCTGGCGATGGCGATGTTGATGGCGGTCGTCTGGTTCGTGCAGCGCCGCACCGGCGATGCCGGCATCGTCGACGTCGCCTGGACGTTCGGCGTCGGAGGACTAGGCGCGACGTACGCGATCCTCGGCGGGAATGCTCCGTGGGAACGCCGACTATTGGTGGCCGTATTGATCGCGATTTGGGCGCTGCGGCTGGGTAGCTACGTCTTTTGGCGCGTGCTGACTCAACCAGAGGACGGCCGCTACGTCGACCTCAAACGCCAGTGGGGTCCGCAGGCCCAAGCTCGGCTCTTTCGGTTCTTCCAGTACCAATCTGTCGGCGCCGTACTGTTTGCCATACCGATGCTCCTTGCCGCCAGGAATACGCAGGCCGTTGGATGGTTCGATGGATTGGGCGTTGGGATCTGGCTCGCTTCGATCGTTGGCGAAGGCATTGCCGATCAACAACTGGCAGCCTTTCGGGCTCGTCCGAGCAATCGTGGCCGCGTTTGTCGTGACGGGCTTTGGCGTTATTCACGGCATCCGAACTACTTTTTCGAATGGCTGCACTGGTGGGCTTACGTCGCGTTCGCGCTCTGGGCGCCCGCAGGATGGGTGACGATCCTCTGGCCCATGATGATGCTGTATTTCATTCTGCGAGTGACCGGAATTCCACCCACCGAGGCCCAGGCGCTTCGTTCGCGCGGCGAAGCGTATCGGGAATATCAGCGCTCCACTAGCCCATTCTTTCCCTGGTTTCCCCGCGAATCCGATGGCTCATTCACTCAGTGA